In Clostridium sp. DL-VIII, the following proteins share a genomic window:
- a CDS encoding DUF523 domain-containing protein — protein sequence MYIISACLCGVNCKYNGKNNLNERCMKLFKEGKAVLMCPEQLGGLSTPRNPVELNNEASEVINGNGKALSNKGEDVTKQFINGAYETLRIAKELGATKAVLKEGSPSCGSNYIYDGTFIGNKIKGKGITTQLLENEGITVFSDEDLEINNSKLVYLNEFDREKAKKRRLFEMGEEEEEEEEYFDLTENLADMSELPPSVEENVKKLMISLARDLMGFEEIDEIAEATGLSIEEVEEILNKE from the coding sequence ATGTACATAATAAGTGCATGTTTATGTGGAGTTAATTGTAAATATAACGGAAAAAATAACTTGAATGAGAGATGCATGAAGTTATTTAAAGAAGGAAAAGCAGTTTTGATGTGTCCAGAGCAGCTAGGAGGATTATCAACTCCAAGAAATCCAGTTGAACTAAATAATGAGGCAAGTGAAGTGATAAATGGAAATGGAAAAGCACTGAGTAATAAAGGTGAAGATGTTACTAAACAATTTATAAATGGGGCATATGAGACCTTAAGAATAGCCAAAGAGCTTGGAGCTACTAAAGCAGTGTTAAAGGAGGGAAGTCCTTCATGTGGCTCTAATTATATATATGATGGCACATTTATAGGAAATAAAATTAAAGGTAAAGGGATAACGACGCAACTTCTGGAGAATGAGGGGATAACTGTATTTTCAGATGAAGATTTAGAGATAAACAATAGCAAATTAGTTTATCTTAATGAATTTGATAGAGAAAAGGCCAAAAAGAGAAGACTTTTTGAAATGGGAGAGGAAGAAGAGGAAGAAGAAGAGTATTTTGATCTGACGGAGAATTTAGCAGATATGTCAGAATTACCTCCAAGCGTTGAAGAAAATGTGAAAAAGCTTATGATTTCTTTAGCACGTGACTTGATGGGATTTGAAGAAATAGATGAAATTGCTGAAGCAACAGGTTTAAGTATCGAGGAAGTAGAAGAAATATTAAATAAGGAATAA
- a CDS encoding DUF4318 domain-containing protein, with translation MMKEDRVEIISKGLFLAVILFLSTVINLLIQRDIQHLKSIGTFLIPIILCYCLIGIFIRWIVYRNTLIKDGYHIFSGAAAIYWIFIFTAIIMFCAFLIPKFIRDIITVNVIILLLIWFLNYIYLKRIATELNSGIKHHSRVLIEDLPEKPQSEGRFIGEIENYCKRNNLSLDIIEYGIPSKIKMNNTMYVVKLGQYYDVMGGMVYTLEFHNIVSNK, from the coding sequence ATGATGAAGGAAGATAGAGTTGAAATTATATCAAAAGGTCTTTTCCTAGCTGTAATACTATTTCTAAGCACTGTTATTAATTTGCTAATCCAACGAGATATTCAGCATTTAAAATCAATTGGTACTTTTCTTATTCCAATAATTTTGTGTTATTGCTTAATAGGTATATTCATCCGATGGATTGTATATAGAAATACTCTCATAAAAGATGGATATCATATTTTTTCAGGAGCTGCAGCTATTTATTGGATATTTATTTTTACTGCAATTATTATGTTCTGTGCCTTCTTAATTCCTAAGTTCATTCGTGATATCATTACGGTCAATGTAATTATCTTACTCTTAATATGGTTTCTAAACTATATATATTTAAAGAGAATCGCAACCGAATTAAATTCTGGTATAAAACACCATTCAAGAGTACTAATTGAAGATTTGCCTGAAAAACCTCAATCAGAAGGTAGATTTATAGGTGAAATTGAAAATTATTGCAAGAGAAATAATCTTTCTTTAGATATCATTGAATATGGAATTCCTTCTAAAATAAAAATGAATAACACCATGTATGTAGTAAAGCTGGGACAGTACTATGATGTCATGGGAGGTATGGTATATACACTGGAGTTTCATAATATAGTTTCTAATAAATAA
- a CDS encoding LytTR family DNA-binding domain-containing protein, whose product MKVKIQYVNSPEEECAVLQIYKSHPEIIKLQEIIEKETYKSIILPCFLGEEKYSISCEHILFIETIQEKSFVHTGNKIYNAKKRLYEFEEILPEQFVRISKSAIMNLKQVDHYSPLANGLMKAVFYNGEETYISRKYLRLLRSKIGGKN is encoded by the coding sequence ATGAAGGTAAAAATACAATATGTAAATTCTCCAGAAGAAGAATGTGCGGTGCTTCAAATTTATAAAAGCCATCCTGAAATCATAAAATTGCAGGAGATTATTGAAAAAGAAACCTATAAATCCATAATACTTCCTTGCTTTTTAGGCGAAGAAAAATATTCTATTTCTTGCGAACACATTTTATTTATTGAAACCATTCAAGAGAAATCCTTTGTGCACACTGGTAACAAAATATATAACGCAAAAAAAAGACTTTATGAATTTGAAGAAATACTTCCTGAACAATTTGTTCGTATTTCAAAATCAGCCATAATGAATCTTAAACAAGTAGATCATTACAGTCCCCTGGCAAACGGGTTAATGAAAGCAGTATTTTATAATGGCGAGGAGACATATATTTCCCGAAAATATCTAAGACTCCTTAGATCAAAGATTGGAGGTAAAAATTAA
- a CDS encoding helix-turn-helix domain-containing protein: MIEHNGKSYICALDLGFEIIRGKWKAVILCHLSDGPKRFLELQRITFGVSQKVLSESLKQLEMDDIITKHVYAEVPPKVEYLLTEKGKELVPALKMIEKWSKKQFSDLLNE; encoded by the coding sequence TTGATAGAACATAATGGTAAGTCGTATATTTGTGCCTTGGATTTAGGCTTTGAAATTATAAGAGGTAAGTGGAAGGCCGTAATATTATGTCACTTATCTGATGGTCCAAAAAGATTTTTAGAGCTGCAGCGAATTACTTTCGGTGTAAGCCAAAAAGTATTAAGTGAATCATTAAAACAGCTTGAAATGGATGATATAATAACTAAACATGTATATGCAGAAGTACCTCCAAAGGTTGAATATTTATTAACTGAAAAAGGAAAAGAATTGGTCCCCGCTTTAAAGATGATTGAAAAGTGGTCAAAAAAGCAATTTTCTGATTTATTAAATGAATAA
- a CDS encoding flavodoxin family protein, with protein sequence MKVVAFNGSPKKEGNTFHGIQIVAEELKKEGIEVEVIHVGNKVIRGCLACNGCVKNQNERCVIDDEVNEWIQKMKEADGIILGSPVHYSAIGGTMKAFLDRAFYVTSVNNGMLRHKVGASVVAVRRAGGVPTFEQLNNYINYSEMLMPTSNYWNVINGAAPGEVKDDTEGNQIMRVLGKNMAWLMKLVEFGKGKVKEPEMEEKIFMNFIR encoded by the coding sequence ATGAAGGTAGTTGCATTTAATGGAAGTCCTAAAAAAGAAGGAAATACATTTCATGGAATACAAATAGTTGCAGAGGAATTAAAGAAGGAAGGTATAGAAGTTGAAGTTATCCATGTGGGTAATAAAGTTATAAGAGGATGCCTTGCTTGTAATGGCTGTGTAAAAAATCAAAATGAGAGATGCGTCATTGATGATGAAGTAAATGAATGGATTCAAAAAATGAAAGAAGCAGATGGAATAATATTAGGTTCACCAGTTCACTATTCAGCAATAGGAGGAACAATGAAAGCATTTTTAGATAGAGCTTTCTATGTTACGAGTGTAAATAACGGTATGCTAAGACATAAGGTTGGGGCATCTGTTGTTGCTGTAAGACGTGCTGGCGGCGTGCCAACTTTTGAACAATTGAATAATTATATTAATTATTCAGAAATGCTTATGCCAACATCAAACTACTGGAATGTAATAAATGGAGCAGCACCAGGAGAAGTAAAAGATGATACAGAAGGAAATCAAATCATGAGGGTACTTGGCAAAAATATGGCTTGGCTTATGAAACTTGTTGAGTTTGGTAAAGGAAAAGTTAAAGAACCTGAAATGGAAGAGAAAATATTTATGAATTTCATTCGTTAA
- a CDS encoding exonuclease SbcCD subunit D, producing MRILHTGDWHLGKNLEGQSRMDEQEEFLKDFVNIVEENNIDLVMIAGDVYDNPNPPARAEKMFYDTLKRISKNGERLTLVISGNHDNPDRLVAAGPLAREHGIIMVGTPKTIVPCGEYGKHKVLDSGEGFVEIEINNEKAVILTMPYPSEKRLNEVIYNGMDDEEEKAKSYSEKIFSLFDSLRSHYREDTINLVISHLFAMGSEEGGSERSIQLGGAYIVDGSCFPKEAQYVALGHVHKPQIVPGTEKKARYCGSPIHYNKKEVSFDKKCFIVDVKAKEECTIEEVNLKIYKPIEIWKCSSIEDAILKCEENKEKDCWVYMEIATDRYIREDEIKQMKDLKKDILEIMPKVKGIDEDTALNISEKSFEEIFVDFYTKERGVPPEDEVMELLLSIINEEGEENEAN from the coding sequence TTGAGAATATTACATACAGGAGACTGGCACTTAGGTAAAAATTTAGAAGGACAAAGCCGCATGGATGAGCAGGAAGAATTTCTAAAGGATTTCGTAAATATTGTTGAAGAAAATAATATAGATTTAGTTATGATAGCTGGTGATGTTTATGATAATCCAAATCCGCCAGCCAGAGCAGAAAAAATGTTTTATGATACCTTGAAGAGAATATCAAAAAATGGGGAAAGACTTACCTTAGTTATATCAGGAAATCATGACAATCCGGATAGATTAGTTGCAGCAGGGCCTTTAGCTAGAGAACATGGGATTATTATGGTCGGAACTCCTAAAACTATAGTTCCTTGTGGAGAATATGGGAAACATAAGGTTTTAGATTCAGGAGAAGGTTTTGTTGAAATTGAAATAAATAATGAAAAGGCAGTCATTCTAACAATGCCTTATCCAAGTGAAAAAAGATTAAATGAAGTTATCTACAATGGAATGGATGACGAAGAAGAGAAAGCTAAATCCTATAGTGAGAAAATATTTTCTTTATTTGATTCTCTAAGAAGCCATTATAGAGAGGATACCATTAACTTAGTAATATCTCATCTATTTGCTATGGGAAGTGAAGAAGGCGGATCAGAACGAAGTATTCAATTAGGGGGGGCCTATATTGTTGATGGCAGCTGTTTCCCAAAAGAAGCTCAATATGTTGCACTCGGACATGTTCATAAGCCTCAAATAGTTCCGGGAACTGAAAAGAAAGCAAGGTATTGTGGGTCTCCTATTCATTATAATAAAAAAGAAGTAAGCTTTGACAAAAAATGCTTTATAGTAGATGTTAAGGCAAAAGAAGAATGCACAATTGAAGAAGTAAACTTAAAAATATATAAACCAATTGAAATTTGGAAATGTTCTAGTATTGAAGATGCAATTTTAAAGTGCGAGGAAAATAAGGAGAAAGATTGCTGGGTATACATGGAGATAGCAACAGATAGATACATAAGAGAAGATGAAATAAAACAAATGAAGGATTTGAAAAAAGATATTTTAGAGATAATGCCGAAGGTTAAAGGTATAGATGAAGATACTGCATTAAATATAAGTGAAAAATCTTTTGAAGAAATATTTGTTGATTTTTACACGAAAGAAAGAGGAGTGCCACCAGAAGATGAAGTGATGGAATTACTTTTATCTATTATAAATGAAGAAGGGGAAGAAAATGAGGCCAATTAA
- a CDS encoding AAA family ATPase: protein MRPIKLRIKGLNSFIDEQTIDFDRLTDRGFFGIFGPTGSGKSTILDGITLALYGNVARKSSNYINTNCDKLNVNFEFQISGAEIKRYVIDREFKRKKDGGINSGKCKIVDITNIEEEEVLADGVKTINKKVEEIIGLNLEDFSRTVVLPQGKFSEFLKLEGKDRRDMLERLFNLEQFGDNLSRKLSLKINKERTENSVLLGQLSGYDDISEDILKEKKNILEELKKDLEILKEELKVIEKNYKENEEIWKLQLDLEEYKNKEKVLKEQEEKINKYIEIIKLGEAGAKVIPYINAFENTIKEFKINEIELDRLKATIEKIKEEKESIEKLWNEAKVNKDKKLPQLMIQEQKVKDAIEEKKLVDEIQKKIDILKLQISEAEVVSKRDKEELIKVDEEIKDKNKIVKEHDKKYEKLKIDEQLKEKVQEGILLEEKLNSLKSSITKDNDKKNFLEKENDKTISDGKSLRNIIEKSVKALEEKEKHYEELLKNSPGESKDLVNLKQLMIENEQKWKSHNKLIKEIEFAEEEIKKLNTEVITKKEDEQRHEEELEKIKLKQKEMERENLANILRSGLKEGEVCPVCGSTHHNKEDIVKIEVKNIDDIEKEVQLKEAEIKTINNSIIEKQTRINNFNEKIKINEEEINKLGIKFKEKSLEELQDEFKNLEKALEDYTKDKETLDKDINKLKNDINIKNGEINELRAVVRTNKRQLDDLEKNLKENTEQLNDIESKINTLRAETSVIDFIEKSKEIREIEKEREKIAKIIKSNRELLEVLDKNREKLNNELTMTKEKLTKDNAELKSHEENKEEKLHMIKSKVNNEEDLPLLLSTVKNNIQNINKEFEKAESSKNAIEKEFLDNNEKFIATVSKNKELSKRKNEEESRLEVAIDSEGFNSLDDVKKNLIKKEEINEYKLKVDNYKDSALKVKGAIESLLNKISGKELSEEEYSKVKLLQNQKEVEVNEANEHKIKLEEELKSIKTKLDEQKELLEKKSKLEHKLALLNDLDKLFKGKKFVEFVAINRLKYISIEASRRLKEITHGNYGLEVDENSRFIIRDYKNGGARRDATTLSGGETFLASLSLALALSAQIQLKGTAPLELFFLDEGFGTLDDELLEVVMSSLERIHNEKLKVGIISHVEAIKNRVPVKLMITPAECGMGGSKVRIERS from the coding sequence ATGAGGCCAATTAAATTAAGAATTAAAGGATTAAATAGTTTTATTGATGAGCAGACAATAGATTTTGATAGATTAACAGATAGAGGATTTTTTGGGATTTTTGGACCGACTGGAAGTGGAAAATCAACTATATTGGATGGTATAACTTTGGCTTTATATGGAAATGTGGCTAGGAAGAGCTCTAATTATATAAATACTAATTGTGATAAGTTAAATGTAAACTTTGAATTTCAGATATCTGGAGCGGAAATTAAAAGATATGTTATAGATAGAGAATTTAAAAGAAAAAAAGATGGAGGCATAAACTCTGGAAAATGTAAAATAGTAGATATAACCAATATAGAAGAGGAAGAAGTTTTAGCAGATGGAGTTAAGACAATAAATAAAAAGGTTGAGGAGATTATAGGACTTAACTTAGAGGATTTTTCTAGAACTGTTGTGCTGCCACAAGGAAAGTTCAGTGAATTTTTAAAGCTGGAAGGTAAAGATAGGCGTGACATGCTTGAAAGATTATTTAACCTAGAGCAATTCGGGGATAATTTATCTAGAAAGCTTAGCTTAAAAATAAATAAAGAGAGAACTGAAAACAGTGTTTTGCTTGGCCAATTAAGCGGATATGATGATATAAGCGAAGATATATTAAAAGAAAAAAAGAATATATTAGAAGAACTAAAGAAAGACTTAGAAATATTAAAGGAAGAATTAAAAGTAATTGAGAAAAATTATAAAGAAAATGAAGAAATATGGAAGCTGCAATTAGATTTAGAGGAATATAAAAATAAAGAAAAAGTATTAAAAGAGCAAGAAGAAAAAATAAATAAGTATATAGAAATAATAAAACTTGGAGAAGCGGGTGCAAAGGTTATACCGTATATTAATGCTTTTGAGAATACTATAAAAGAATTTAAAATAAATGAAATTGAATTAGATAGATTAAAAGCTACAATTGAGAAGATTAAAGAAGAAAAAGAGAGTATAGAAAAACTATGGAATGAAGCAAAAGTTAATAAAGATAAAAAGCTTCCTCAATTAATGATACAAGAACAAAAGGTAAAGGATGCAATTGAAGAAAAAAAATTAGTAGACGAAATACAAAAAAAGATAGATATATTGAAATTACAGATAAGTGAAGCTGAGGTTGTAAGCAAAAGAGATAAAGAAGAACTCATTAAGGTTGATGAGGAAATTAAGGATAAAAATAAAATTGTAAAAGAGCATGACAAAAAGTATGAGAAATTAAAAATAGATGAGCAGCTTAAAGAAAAAGTTCAAGAAGGCATTCTTTTAGAAGAAAAGTTAAATAGCTTGAAGTCATCTATAACTAAAGATAATGATAAGAAAAATTTTTTGGAAAAAGAGAATGATAAGACTATATCTGATGGCAAAAGTTTAAGGAATATCATAGAAAAAAGCGTTAAAGCTTTAGAGGAGAAAGAGAAACATTACGAAGAACTGCTTAAAAATTCTCCAGGAGAATCAAAAGACTTAGTCAATTTAAAGCAACTGATGATTGAAAATGAGCAGAAGTGGAAAAGTCATAATAAATTAATAAAAGAAATAGAATTTGCTGAAGAAGAAATAAAAAAATTAAATACTGAAGTAATAACTAAAAAAGAAGATGAGCAGAGACATGAAGAAGAGCTTGAAAAGATTAAACTTAAGCAAAAAGAAATGGAAAGAGAGAACTTAGCTAATATTCTAAGAAGCGGGCTTAAAGAAGGGGAAGTATGCCCGGTTTGTGGTTCGACTCATCACAATAAAGAAGATATAGTTAAAATAGAAGTTAAAAATATAGACGATATAGAAAAAGAGGTTCAACTTAAGGAAGCTGAAATAAAAACTATTAATAATAGTATAATTGAGAAACAAACTAGGATAAATAATTTTAATGAGAAAATAAAGATTAATGAAGAAGAAATAAATAAACTTGGAATTAAATTTAAGGAAAAGTCTTTAGAAGAATTGCAAGATGAATTTAAGAATTTAGAAAAAGCTTTAGAAGACTATACTAAGGATAAAGAAACATTAGATAAAGATATTAACAAATTAAAAAATGATATAAATATTAAAAATGGTGAAATAAATGAACTTAGAGCTGTAGTTAGAACTAATAAAAGGCAATTAGATGATTTAGAGAAAAATCTTAAAGAAAATACAGAACAATTAAATGATATAGAAAGCAAAATAAATACATTAAGAGCTGAGACTTCAGTCATTGATTTTATTGAAAAGAGTAAAGAAATAAGAGAGATTGAAAAAGAAAGAGAAAAGATAGCTAAGATAATCAAAAGTAACAGAGAATTATTAGAAGTGCTAGATAAAAATAGAGAAAAATTAAATAATGAATTAACAATGACAAAAGAAAAATTAACTAAAGATAATGCTGAGCTTAAGAGCCATGAAGAAAACAAAGAAGAAAAGCTTCATATGATAAAAAGTAAAGTAAATAATGAAGAAGATTTACCATTATTGCTTAGTACAGTCAAAAATAATATACAAAATATTAATAAAGAATTTGAGAAGGCTGAAAGTAGTAAAAATGCAATTGAAAAAGAGTTTTTAGATAACAATGAAAAATTTATAGCTACAGTTAGTAAGAACAAAGAACTTAGTAAGAGAAAAAATGAAGAAGAGTCTCGGTTGGAAGTTGCAATTGATAGTGAAGGCTTCAATTCCTTAGATGATGTTAAGAAGAATCTAATTAAAAAAGAAGAGATTAATGAATACAAGCTGAAAGTAGATAATTACAAGGATAGTGCATTAAAAGTAAAAGGCGCAATTGAAAGTTTACTTAATAAAATTTCTGGTAAAGAGTTAAGTGAAGAAGAATATTCAAAAGTAAAATTGTTACAAAATCAAAAAGAAGTAGAAGTTAATGAGGCAAATGAGCATAAGATTAAACTTGAAGAAGAATTGAAAAGTATAAAAACTAAACTAGATGAACAAAAGGAACTTTTGGAAAAGAAGAGTAAATTGGAACATAAATTAGCTTTGCTTAATGATTTAGATAAATTATTTAAAGGAAAAAAATTTGTAGAGTTTGTGGCAATAAATAGATTAAAATATATTTCTATTGAGGCTTCTAGAAGATTAAAGGAAATAACTCATGGAAACTATGGATTAGAAGTTGATGAAAATAGCAGATTTATAATTAGGGATTATAAAAATGGTGGAGCTAGAAGGGATGCAACAACTTTATCCGGAGGGGAAACCTTCTTGGCATCTTTATCATTAGCCTTGGCCTTATCAGCTCAGATTCAGCTAAAGGGAACAGCACCACTAGAATTATTTTTCCTTGATGAAGGCTTTGGAACATTAGATGATGAGCTTCTTGAAGTTGTAATGAGTTCTTTAGAAAGAATTCATAATGAAAAACTAAAGGTTGGTATTATAAGTCATGTTGAGGCTATAAAAAATAGAGTCCCTGTAAAACTTATGATTACACCGGCAGAATGCGGAATGGGAGGAAGCAAGGTAAGAATCGAGAGAAGTTAG
- a CDS encoding LytTR family DNA-binding domain-containing protein, producing the protein MNIKVLIVDDEKGMRTIIKKILDKSGGFEVVCDTDSGEDAISLFKEQRPEVVFLDIEMPGFSGIDCAKILTDINPKVIIIFATAHQEYMPDAFQLYAFDYLIKPFKIERVLQTLDRIKKLNKPVYGDGIDKIIKHEKGLDKLMIKNKEGISFVDTKEIVLVQREENSTVIYTKTDSFTTSISLSDIEEKLDNSQFFRSHKSYIINLSLITKIYPYGRWTYVVKLKNTEKDALLTHEKYEEIKKLFSL; encoded by the coding sequence ATGAATATAAAAGTCCTTATAGTTGATGATGAAAAGGGAATGAGAACTATAATAAAAAAAATATTAGACAAATCTGGTGGTTTTGAAGTTGTCTGTGATACAGATAGTGGAGAAGATGCTATAAGCTTATTTAAAGAACAGCGCCCAGAGGTTGTGTTTCTTGATATAGAAATGCCTGGGTTCAGCGGCATAGATTGTGCTAAAATTTTAACCGATATAAATCCAAAAGTAATAATTATCTTTGCAACTGCCCACCAGGAATATATGCCTGATGCATTTCAATTATATGCCTTTGATTATTTAATCAAACCTTTCAAAATAGAAAGGGTACTACAGACCTTAGACAGAATAAAAAAGCTAAATAAACCTGTTTATGGAGATGGTATAGATAAAATAATCAAACATGAAAAAGGCTTGGACAAACTTATGATAAAGAACAAAGAAGGCATAAGCTTTGTTGACACAAAGGAAATTGTACTAGTGCAGCGAGAAGAAAACTCCACTGTTATTTATACTAAGACAGATAGCTTTACCACCTCTATTTCTTTGTCAGATATAGAGGAAAAATTAGATAATTCTCAATTCTTTAGAAGCCATAAATCCTATATTATAAATCTGTCCTTAATAACAAAAATTTATCCTTATGGAAGATGGACCTACGTAGTTAAACTTAAAAATACAGAAAAAGATGCCCTGCTTACTCATGAAAAGTATGAAGAAATAAAGAAACTTTTTAGCTTATAA
- the floA gene encoding flotillin-like protein FloA (flotillin-like protein involved in membrane lipid rafts), with protein MVINLVITAIAVVCLIAVFITFVPIGLWISSLAANVQVSIFNLIGMRLRRVVPSKIVIPLIKSTKAGMGLSVNQLEAHYLAGGNVDNVVNALIAAHRADIDLHFEKAAAIDLAGRDVLEAVKMSVNPKVIETPNVSAVAKDGIELLVKARVTVRANLERLVGGAGEATILARVGEGIVTTVGSSTTHKTVLENPDAISKTVLDKGLDAGSAFEILSIDIADVDVGRNIGAHLQTLQAEADKNIAQAKAEERRAMAVAKEQEMRAAVVESEAEVPKAMAYALREGKLGIMDYYDMQNVIADTSMRSSISKAGNKNQALTTNDAENKDKK; from the coding sequence ATGGTTATTAATTTAGTTATAACTGCTATAGCAGTAGTATGTTTAATTGCTGTGTTTATTACTTTTGTTCCAATAGGATTATGGATATCATCTTTAGCCGCTAATGTTCAGGTGAGTATATTTAATTTAATCGGTATGAGACTTAGGAGAGTTGTGCCTTCGAAGATAGTAATTCCACTTATCAAATCAACAAAAGCCGGCATGGGACTCAGTGTTAATCAATTAGAAGCCCATTATTTAGCTGGTGGTAATGTAGATAATGTAGTAAATGCACTAATTGCAGCTCATAGAGCTGACATAGACTTGCATTTTGAAAAGGCCGCTGCTATTGATTTAGCCGGGAGAGACGTTTTAGAAGCAGTTAAAATGAGTGTTAATCCCAAAGTGATTGAAACTCCAAATGTTTCAGCAGTTGCAAAGGATGGTATAGAACTTCTAGTTAAAGCTAGAGTTACAGTTAGAGCTAATCTTGAAAGACTTGTTGGAGGTGCTGGAGAAGCAACTATCTTAGCCAGAGTTGGTGAAGGTATAGTAACTACAGTTGGTTCTTCTACTACTCATAAGACAGTACTCGAAAATCCAGATGCTATTTCAAAAACCGTATTAGATAAAGGATTAGATGCAGGTTCAGCTTTTGAAATTCTATCTATAGATATAGCTGACGTGGATGTAGGAAGAAATATAGGCGCTCATCTTCAAACACTACAGGCAGAAGCTGATAAAAACATCGCACAGGCTAAAGCCGAAGAAAGAAGGGCAATGGCAGTAGCTAAAGAACAAGAAATGAGAGCTGCTGTTGTAGAGTCTGAAGCAGAAGTACCAAAAGCAATGGCTTATGCACTTAGAGAAGGTAAGCTTGGAATAATGGATTATTATGATATGCAAAACGTAATTGCTGATACAAGTATGAGGAGCTCTATTTCTAAAGCAGGAAATAAAAATCAAGCTTTGACCACAAACGACGCAGAAAATAAAGATAAAAAATAA
- a CDS encoding NfeD family protein translates to MSVFLPDITVLTVVLLIIGFGLVFLEMHIPGIGVPGIAGAIFLILAVVLTAQNFAQALIMSLAILAILGVMLGIVLTFFAKGKLFKPLVLSEEQKREHGYISSSDLDYLLDKRGIAVTDLRPSGSVDIDGVKFDVISDGEYISTGSKIKIFKVSGVKLLVKKIND, encoded by the coding sequence ATGAGTGTATTTTTACCAGATATAACAGTCCTTACGGTAGTTCTTCTAATTATAGGCTTTGGTCTAGTATTTTTAGAGATGCATATTCCAGGCATTGGAGTCCCTGGAATTGCTGGAGCTATATTTCTAATACTAGCCGTAGTACTAACAGCTCAAAATTTTGCTCAAGCACTAATTATGTCATTAGCTATCTTAGCAATTCTCGGAGTTATGCTAGGCATAGTTTTAACATTCTTCGCAAAAGGGAAACTCTTTAAACCATTAGTTCTGTCAGAAGAACAAAAAAGAGAACATGGATATATTAGTTCCTCAGATTTAGATTATCTGCTCGATAAAAGAGGAATTGCAGTTACTGACCTAAGACCATCAGGTTCTGTAGATATAGACGGTGTTAAATTCGATGTGATTTCTGATGGAGAATATATTTCTACTGGCTCTAAAATTAAAATATTTAAAGTAAGTGGAGTAAAATTATTAGTAAAAAAAATAAATGATTAG
- a CDS encoding Spo0B domain-containing protein produces the protein MTVKKQVKNISKIVLLSIFLNLIQVIFITLFIYYKYRNPYMIEGNFIINVIAISIGINSIITGIIFYNLLFKKGSSNLIDTINYLEAFNKTLRTQRHDYLNHIQVIYSLMELEEFDEARKYIEPVYKDIVRVSKALKTSKPAVNALLQAKLQMAEKNKIDIELEIKSDLKHLNMEPWEFCRIMGNIIDNAIFALKLKPDNRYMLIELSEDLQSIKLNISNNGDNIPTEIIDKIFEEGFTTKGSKGDGMGLAIVNEIVTNFSGTISVTSTEERTFFEIILPKAQ, from the coding sequence ATGACAGTTAAAAAGCAAGTAAAAAATATATCTAAAATAGTATTATTATCTATATTTCTTAACTTGATACAAGTAATATTTATAACATTATTTATCTATTATAAATATAGAAATCCTTATATGATAGAAGGAAATTTTATTATTAATGTCATAGCTATCAGTATAGGTATTAATAGCATTATTACAGGTATTATATTCTATAATCTTCTCTTTAAAAAGGGAAGCAGTAATTTAATCGATACCATAAATTATCTTGAAGCATTCAATAAGACTTTGAGAACTCAAAGACATGATTATCTAAATCACATTCAAGTTATTTACTCATTGATGGAACTTGAAGAATTTGACGAAGCTAGAAAATATATAGAGCCTGTCTATAAAGATATAGTAAGGGTCAGTAAAGCTCTAAAGACTTCCAAGCCTGCTGTAAATGCACTTCTTCAAGCCAAATTACAAATGGCAGAAAAAAACAAAATAGATATAGAACTAGAAATAAAAAGTGATTTAAAACATCTTAATATGGAACCATGGGAGTTTTGCAGGATCATGGGTAATATAATAGATAATGCTATATTTGCGTTGAAGTTAAAACCCGATAATAGATATATGCTTATCGAATTATCAGAAGATTTACAAAGTATAAAGCTTAATATATCAAATAATGGAGATAATATACCTACAGAAATTATAGATAAAATATTTGAAGAAGGTTTTACTACCAAAGGCAGTAAAGGTGATGGTATGGGGCTTGCTATTGTAAACGAAATTGTTACGAACTTTTCTGGTACAATATCTGTCACATCGACTGAAGAACGGACTTTCTTTGAAATAATTTTACCTAAAGCACAATGA